The DNA sequence CTGCCCTACAGTCCTGACATTTGCTTCCTCACACATTTCCTGGGTGCTACAACTGTTGACAGATAATATCTCCTTTACCCACCACTGGTCTGTTTGTATAAAGACTAACAAAAAGTATAGAATATACTATAGAACTACATATTTGGGTGATGTTCTTGGtcagactgacacagtgacagacctGGTGAGAGTTTACACTCCATTAGTACAATAGTCTACTCTGAAATTATGCTCTCCTGACTCCCTGTTTACATCACATCAAGTTATAGTTGAAGTGACATTGGTGCGATAGAAATGAATGGTGATTTCATTGATGATATGTTGAAAAGTGCTCTCACTTTCACACTTacacagtccttttttttttttttttttttttttgccaggaaagAAAGGCCCAGCTCCAGCCTACAGCAACAACcctgccaccccctcctcaccaccatacCCAGTGCAACAAGGGCCTTCAGCACCCCCAATGGGGGCTCCCCCAGCCTACGCTCCTGCCCCTCCACCTGGTCATCAGAGCTACCCCCAGCAGCCTTACTACGCAGGTACCAAAATGAGTATGGTCATTAGGTGTACATGTCAGTACAGCAGCCAGAGATACTGTTCCAGTACTGATCTAAGTGTCATTGGGTCAGGTTCACATTGTACATTCACCACTGAAtcagtgatgttgttttgttatgttattATTACCAGCTTTGTCAGCATGCCTTGGTGTCTTAACAAATGTAATTGTAGCACTACCGGCAACCTGAAGTGTTAACACCATTTTGTCATCCAGTGTAGTGGTATGTTGATATTACCATTCAGCTATGTTAATATTACAATTCAGCACAGTGCAGAGCAGTTTGACGCTGAAATAAACCACATGATTTCCAGAGCCAGGTCTGCCTTTGGCTGACTGCTTGCCAGTGTATGGTAATGTTAAGTGATCAGCCTGCAAGTAAAACTGAAAGCCTACTGTGCAGCAGTGCTTTCTGTTTTGTATGGCAGTAAAATGCGGTTTATCCATGACACAATCAGCAGCTCAATCGCTTCCTCATGATCTTAAAAGAGCTTGAAAATCAAATGACAGGACAAGGAAGATATCTCTGGAGCTGATACACTATACGTCCACACATTCCTGTAGAGAGCTGAGACATGATGATCAGGTCATtattgtcagtcagtgtgtcagatgaGCTTATCCCTAAGCAACCCCTCTATGGTGAACTGCTACAGTGAAAGAGTGGAATTGGAGAACAGAAAAAGCATTTCAGGGACACTTTGAAGGCCTCCCTAACGTCTCTTGACATTGACACCACCAGCAGGGAAACCTTCACAGGACCACTTGGGATGGCACAGCCTTATCTACAAAGGGTGCCAGTCAGGCAAGGGAAAGTTCTCCACAAGTCCACAGCAGCCAGCACACAAGCTGAAATGCCCACACATCTGCCCAACATGTGCCAGGACCGACTGTATCCAAATTGAATTTTTATTGATCAGCCATCTTCAGACACATCGTCCAGTCAACCAACCACCCAATACAAATGCCAAGGTCTTCATCGACTATGATAGATGAACAgctacacatatatatgtgataATATTGCCACCCATCACTTTACAGGGCTGTTTGGCACATAGTGAACCAAAGAATGCAGGTACAAACTGCCTTTTTTTTAAcctctgcttctctttttttttttctttttgtttttttgttgttgtttttttgttggatggTAGCTGGTTATTCAGCAGGTTAATTTGTGTACAGTGTTACTGTAGAAATTATAGATAATTGAGTAGAAATTTTActgtttttttccagtcacaaacacactgacacagattcaCACTTTGGTTTACCTTGATGGACCATGTTTTATGCTTCAGGTGGTGCAGTGCCCCAAGCCCCAGTTTACCCTCAGAACCAGTATGGACCACCCATTTATGGTCAGCAGGCCTACCCCGTGGCTCCGGCCATGGTGAGTTTGCTATGTAGCTGTGAGTAACAGACTGGTTCCCTGTTGTGAATGTGGCGTCAGCCAGGTGAAGGGATTGGTGCATGTTGCATGTCAGGCCAGTTTTGTggttgtgacaggtgtgatagCCAAGTGGTTAGAATCATACTGTGTATGTTAACACATatctgtgcagcatgcatgtcAAATAGCAGTTCATCTTATTTGAGTATATCGTACTGTATGCCACCATGTGTGACACCATACTCCATGTTTTGTTAAAGTATTCTCACAGCTGGATCTATTTTCAGTAAAatacttgtctttttctttctttggtggcctcagttgcatgcaggttcATGGAGCACATGTACTGTATTTTAACgtatatatatttattctcttttttgtgtgtatgtttgtggattGTTTAGCACTCTCCAGGTGGctttttttataaatatattttattttaatgcAGTTTCTTGATGggctggaaaaaacaaacaagacagatactgagataggcCATTCATATGCAGTTGCTTGTCTGTGTATATTTCATATATTTGTAAAGATTGGACAGTTTTGCAATATTTACTCTTGAaagattgtttatgtgtttttgtgtttttttaattgctgTTGAGTGTAGTATATGTTGCaatatgtggtgtatgtgtgtgtgtgtctcattctctctctcttcactgcaccccttcatgcagcctttattgaataatttacattcgttctttcgttcattctctctctctctctctctctctctctgtcattcctttTGTATTATATGACTAATGATGATATACTTACTTGTCAATGTGTTTGACCTCAGACACAGCCCCTTTGTCCCCCTCCTGGGCAGCCCGTGGTAGTGCCAGGGCTCTTTGATGCTGGAGCACGTTTTGATGGAGGAGCACCAGCCAACATACCAGTGAGTAGCATTACTCTCTCCCCCTTCcgacaccccacttcccccccaccctccaacttcCCACTTCTATTCCCCTTGAAGATTTGTCAGGTTAGGATGGAAGCGTCTGAAATGTTGTGCATTTCAGATGGGCCTGTGTTTCTGTACTTCTGTCTGTGTACAGAATTCCAACAAAGAAAGCTGGGTTTACGGGGGAAAAAATACAGGGTTTTAGTCTGTTCATTTGTAGACTTCTTGGGAAGTTTCTGGTTTTGAATAGTCTTTCTAGGTAAGTATATCTCATTGACCAATTAGGATTGGATTGCATATACTATACCGTGACCCCCTGGTGCAGACTGGCAGGGTTCCAATTCCAATTCCTTAGGGTTTTTTCTTAGAACTATAGTTGGAAAATGATTTTGAGCGAGCTGAATAGTGAAACATAGGTTGCAAAAATTGAAACAGAAATAAAGATTATTTGCAATTTCCGAAGCAATATCCAAATATATGAGGGGTGCCACAGGTTATTAGTGAATTGTCCCTTTCTGACAATTTTGCCAgtgtcctttatttatttatttcctttttcagtTTATCTTGATCAGTTGTACAACAGTCAGCTTGTTGATTATTAAGATGATATTTTGTTAGACTATGAACACATTAAGACAATATCATTTTTGAAGACTGTACTCATTTTTCTTTACTGATACTTCCACATTCTTGGCTGCAATCTGATATCTGTGCTTGGTTTTgaaatttgttgggttttgtaACTGGAATGTTAAAAATGACGAATGTAAATTGTGTCAGGAATGTTGATAAAGGGAATGAGGGTTTAGTGCCTGTTGTGAAAGTAATCGTTGGTCTGAAGTGTCATAACTTTTCAACCTCACTCATGTCTCACATCCTGCCCCAAGCCGTCCCtaccaccccatccatccatctccacACCCTTCCCAGTGTCTTACGCTCTGTACAGGAGACACAACAttacaggcgcaatagccgagtggttaaagtgtgggactttcagtctgagggtcctgggcttcaatctcagtaatggtgcctggtgggtaaagtaaagggtggacatttttccagtctcccaggtcaacataattatgtgcagacttgaacccccttcgtgtgtatacgcacgcaggagatAAAACGCGcaagttaaagatcatgtaatccatatcagcgtttggtgggttatggaaacaagaacatacccagcatgcacactcctgaaaatggagtatggcttcctacatggtgggttaaataaacaaaaacggtcattcacgtaaaatgttacatgtctgtctgtgtatgtgagcgtgcctGAAGTCTGgtttaatgacacaggaaacgaatgatgagcacccaatggcagccatcagtcggctctacctaggtaggcagcctgttgtgcaaatgaccccaggtttgtaaagtgcttagagcatagtgtctgaccaaggataggcactaaaaagtatctatatcattcattcattcaaatggACCATTGTATTTTTCAGCCTCCCCCACCAGGCTGTCCCCCTAATGCCGCCCAGATGGCAGCCATGCAAGGCCACACGGTGGTGGGAACTCAGCAGCGGAGCAACTTCTGGACTGACGGTTCTGGGGGTGGCATGTCTTTCTGGTAGAGGGCTTTTTACCAGCAccgctgctctctgtctctctcacctggcAGGCAGATAGTAATTATCCAGTGGGGACAATTGTCAAGAGAGAACATGTGAAACAATGGACACGCACCAGGTGTATATATGTAAAATCTTGCCTGAGAAAATGTTGTTGAAGGGAATATCCAGAACAACAGAAGTCTTTGTCATCATTGGGGGAGAAATATTCCTTTGAATTAACAATTTtcaggctttttgtttgtttgttttttcctcaaaaaaacaaaataaaaaatagaaaaaatatagTAACTGTGAGCatgattgaaaaaaaagtgaaaaaataagaaaaatgacataatgattATAATTTATATAATAAAAGCAATTTAAGAAAAGGGGAGGAATTTGAAGAATGCACAAGAAAGTGCATCATTGTTTCAAATAAAGATGACAATCTGGAATcaaaagtgaatgaaaagaagagagaccCTTGTTACTGAACTCAACAAACAATGGGATCAGTTCTGATGGATTTGAAAAGTACCTGCTGCTGTTGTGATTGTTTGTGCCAGTGTACAGTTTGTGTCAAAGCCTacataattttttgttgttgttgatttgttattgtttttttgtcaatCTTCATATCTGTATTGTATAGAGTCATCCTTTTGATTAAAtattctgcttttttctttttcttttcttttttttgcttctgtttttcTCAGTATATTTGTTGTAAAGTTGTAAATATATCGTTATTGTGATCATAATCGGATTTACTTTTGGTTATAATTGattgtgtatttatttttgtatatttCCATGGGAGCCTAATGCATGTCACTGATTTGCACAAATAGCATAAAAGTCTATCCAACATTCTTCTgtcggtggtgatgatgtgtacaCACAAGTTTTGCTCCTCTTAAAGTGTTGCCGTTTTACATCCTGGCTCAGTCTCTGTGCTCAAATTGTGGAAAGACTGGTAAGTTTGTCCTCAGGGATAGGGATTTGACTTATATCTTTCACTTCtgtgttcacacatacacgcacaccttttctttctgtgttcacgAGAAGAGATGAAGGGGGAAAATggatgttgtttttctgtctcaagAATTCATGCTGCACTGCTGccttgattctttcttctttcactgttgGATTGGATGCCAAATTCAGGAAAGATTGATGGTCAGTTCTTGGATATGTATGCATTCTgtggtagagagggggagggggttgtgatgtgtcactgctctcagaagcctCAAGaccatggtttgatttgatttgattggttcATTCCTCTCCCTGCCACTCTTCACCAGTGTGCCAACAAGTCTGTTGTCTCTCCTGGATCTGGTATCTCCAGTTTAAGACCGTCTCTTGGCAAATGTTTCACCATGACAGCAAGAAAAGAATAGGGTCATAGCCGAGGCACTTTTAGTGTTGTGTACTTTATTTGATGAGAAATGGCACCAAATTtgcagttaaaaagaaaaaaaaaaatatatatatatatatatatataacaaatctCTGGTTCATTTTCCTCCAAACAAGGTAGGGAAGATCAAGAGCTTTTtggtgggtctttttttttgtcatttgtttgGGAAAGACAATGCATCACCCAAGGAACCGTTCATTTGGTTTTGTATTACTTCTTGATTCTTCCGTCCTTTGAAGTTAAAGCGATCAAATGACAGTGAGatcaggggagtgtgtgtgtgaccagatttGACCACAGGGCTTTCATACTGCAAGGCAGCTGTGTTGTCTTTAGCTTGGGCACAGCGTTTCAAGTTTGAAGTTTGAGTTCAGGATGTGGGAgatgtttgtgttctttctttgtgctTCCTCACAAATTCCGTCAAGTCTGTACTCTCGTCTGTTCTctatgtgtggtttgttgtgtacAAGTGTTGAAGAAATTAAGAAAAGATTGACCAAGGCACAAAAAGTTTGAAGTGGTGGGTTTGAAGAGGGGTCTGAGAACCATAGATATTTAGCTTcttggggtgaggagggtgggtgtgtttacAACTTCATAccatttttggttttttttcatcttataACTAAACTTGAAAATGCATGTTTTCCTAACCTATGTTGGTATTGAAAATGTTAAAGATACTGTGCAgtctattgcacacacacacacacactaaagcacatGGTTGAACACATATACACTACAAGTGTcgtgacacacagtcacaggcatACAACTACATACTTTTTCAGGCTTAGGTTGGTTTCCGTAAATGTCGTCAAACAAATCTGTTTCATTAGGATACAAACACTTTGTTGATTTGTGTAGAATTGTTTTCAGAAAAGTGATGTTAGACCAGCAGCTTTGGTTTCAACAGCACTGTCTGTTGTGCAGGTgctgtgttgttattttgtgggggtggtgttgttgtttttttgtaaaattTATTGGCCCTTCTATTGAGGTTTTCTGAAATTCTGCTGTGCAGAGCTGTGTTTTCACTGCTGTACACTGTGATTTGGACAGgcgctttttttctctttttttatttctatcatcatcatattaaaaCTTTGTTTTGTATAAATGCAATTGAAAATCCTGTGGCTGTCATGTCTGATAAaacatatatgtaatatatatacacacacaagaatgacTGATGTGTTGGTGTTTGCTGGATGGAAATGTTTGCTATGCTATTAGTGCATATGTTTGGCCACTACAGATTCAGTTTCAAAGacttcttttcctttccctctctctcccactctttatttacttatttcgttGTTGATGTGGCATGGCACATAATATGGTCCAGTCCACATGCTGTCacagcttgaaactgaaactgattctctctctctctctccttctcagccCACACTCAGAAGAACACACACTGATCAAGGATACCACCCACTGTGCCCACCATTGACAACACCAGTCATCAAAAAACTTATTGATATCACATGCAGGAAAAAGCTGCCCACTAGATGAAATGCTACCAGTTAAATGGTGTGGTTGCCAGTTTTATCATTTATTGGGTATGTTTTAGTATTTGATACTATTCTGGGTGTGTGTcacttttcattttttctttgtcttttcttggtCTGGAAAAGTTtcagcataatttttttttttaattttcggcCCTGCATATTGCTTCTTCAGTCAACCAGGATGAAAGCAACAGTCAATAATACACTCTGCCAAATATGTATTATTATATATGGTGTTTTCCAGAATAGTGACAGTTTATCTATAGTGACTTATTACACTGTTGGCTGACTTTCTAAAACTATTTCTTTACTTTCAACTGCTTTGAAGTATTGGCACTTGTTCCAGTTTCTCTACCTTATCATCGTTGAGACttatgtcatcatcatggtccGTACTGCAAAAGCAAAGACtctattctactttttttttccatcaagtgAATCGTTAATTTTTATTATTGGTGTATCATGATAATAGCCCCAAGAAGAACAAAATATTTTCATGACATATATATTAATTGTAAGATATTTTGTAATACAACAGTGATCAAATAGATGAAATTGAAATGGTTTCAGATTTGGGTTCATTATCATGTTCCTGTAACAAATTCTGTGCTAATGAACATGGGATTTGGGTTTGAATAAGAGATTGAATGAACACAATCCTGTGTTACTTACGGGAATGTGATAATGTACAAAAATTTTGGACACAGTTCGTAAGCTATTTAAAAGGAAAGTGTTTAAATTGTGATAGACTTGCTCTCAGTCATGTATTGGTGCGTCTTGGATTTGACAATTAAACACAAGCTGATGGATGCTTTTCACATATTTTATTGATAGTTACATTCTTTGAAAACAAATGTTGAATAAACAAGGTAAAGCCAACACTGTAAATGTTTATAAAAGACATCAAACATGCCTACAAAATCAACAAGTATGTTTTTAGAATAACTGTACAATTCAACAAATTTATGCAGAAGTGGGTATCATTCATATGCATTGTACAGTCTGAACTTTgatatgaaataaatgaaaaattagGAGAAATATAAGCTTGAAATTTCCTTCTTTGTTATTGTGAAATAAATATCTGTTGTACAGATACAAAGCAATGTCATATGACAGTTTACATTCATCAAATCAATTGAATCAAATTTGGTCAAAACAACTTTGGTAGGAACCAAATCACTGTCCATGTGGATAAAACAGTTCTGTTTTGACTGTTCGCTCGGTCAAGGTCACATCCCCTCAGAACGCTTGAGTTACAAAATCCTTCAATTTTGTTGCGTTCAACAAACAGCTTCTAGGGGGAAATGCAAGCAAAGTGTTGACTTGATTCGTGACCTTTACCTAGGTCgggaattttttaaaaaaataccgTATCTGTCTGAATATGAAAATTGTAAGAAAACCAGCAAAAGTATTGCAAAATTAGTCTCAAAAAGGCAAGAAATCAGAAAATAAGCAAAGATTATTCACTTACTAATGATGTATACGTAAACGCATGCTGACCTGGTATTTTGTCTTTGTCATCCAGGTGATGACAGTTTGTtggacgtggattacaggatctttaatcaGCTTGCCTGTTCGTTCTCCTTcatgcacgaagggggttcatacactagcaggtctgctcatatatGTTGAtgcgggagatcagaaaaatctctactcTTAACCCATCAGTCATTGTGACCAGTATTCGAACACGGTACCCTTAGACTGAAAGTCCCGACACTTTAGCCACTCTGctgatgggtgcaacagccgagtggttacagggttggactttcaattggagggtcctgggttcgaatcatggtgacggtgcctggtgggttgaagggtggagatttttactatttcccaggtcaacatatgtgcagacctgctagtgcctgaacccactttgtgtgtatacgcaagcagaagatcaaatacgcatgttaaagatcctgtaatccatgtcagcattcggtgggttatggaaacaagaacatatcccagcatgcacacccccgaaagtggagtatggctgcctacacagcagggtaaaaacggtcgtacacgtaaaagcccgctcgtgtgcatacaagtgaacgtgggagt is a window from the Babylonia areolata isolate BAREFJ2019XMU chromosome 15, ASM4173473v1, whole genome shotgun sequence genome containing:
- the LOC143290582 gene encoding uncharacterized protein LOC143290582, with amino-acid sequence MCLLICANVSLQKARTVGHLLHLCRNTSSRTMPGKKGPAPAYSNNPATPSSPPYPVQQGPSAPPMGAPPAYAPAPPPGHQSYPQQPYYAGGAVPQAPVYPQNQYGPPIYGQQAYPVAPAMTQPLCPPPGQPVVVPGLFDAGARFDGGAPANIPPPPPGCPPNAAQMAAMQGHTVVGTQQRSNFWTDGSGGGMSFW